In Malus sylvestris chromosome 15, drMalSylv7.2, whole genome shotgun sequence, a single genomic region encodes these proteins:
- the LOC126602594 gene encoding bark storage protein A-like isoform X1 encodes MRTLSVASILLYTLLMLSPLQLNVALSTETQMLIEEANMSGPYLGLVIPNSYEMDPLLQSPNFTSSNLFIDFSGRRFRFGTIANKPVILVMTGLSMINAAITTQLLLSQFDIEGVVHYGIAGHANPSLSLADVVIPQYWSHSALWSWQRYGNGPEDELPLEKDGDYTREIGYLNVANYTTNVTDGSSYDNLLNNIWFQPEEVFPIDGTPEERQHAFWVAVDPLYYEISQKLEDLELERCLNSTTCLPHTPKVYRVERGTSAGIFLSNAAYRSFLFDKFNISPLDMESASVALVCLQQRVPFIVIKALSSSLSGTSEPNEANNFISLASKNSVMAVVEFIRRLSLHQQTH; translated from the exons ATGAGAACTTTATCAGTAGCTTCCATACTTCTCTATACTCTCTTGATGCTTAGTCCACTGCAGTTAAATGTTGCATTGTCAACTGAGACACAAATGTTGATTGAGGAGGCCAACATGAGTGGCCCTTATTTAGGACTTGTCATTCCAAATTCTTATGAAATGGATCCTCTTCTGCAATCTCCAAACTTCACTTCAAGTAACCTGTTCATAGATTTCTCTG GGAGGAGATTTCGATTCGGAACAATTGCTAATAAGCCAGTCATATTGGTCATGACAGGACTGTCAATG ATTAATGCAGCAATAACTACTCAGCTATTACTGAGCCAGTTTGATATAGAAGGAGTGGTGCACTATGGCATAGCAGGGCATGCAAACCCATCCCTCAGTCTTGCAGATGTGGTCATTCCTCAGTATTGGTCTCATTCTGCTCTTTGGAGCTGGCAG AGATATGGAAATGGGCCTGAAGATGAGCTACCCCTTGAAAAAGATGGAGACTACACCAGAGAAATTGGATACTTAAATGTTGCAAATTACACAACAAATGTGACAGATGGAAGCTCATATGACAACCTCTTGAACAACATTTGGTTTCAACCAGAGGAAGTCTTCCCCATAGATGGAACTCCGGAGGAAAGACAACATGCCTTTTGGGTTGCTGTTGATCCCCTCTACTATGAAATCTCCCAAAAATTGGAG GACTTGGAACTTGAACGTTGCCTAAACTCAACGACATGTTTGCCTCATACACCAAAAGTGTATAGAGTCGAAAGGGGAACAAGTGCAGGCATTTTTCTATCCAATGCAGCTTATCGTAGCTTCTTATTTGATAAGTTCAACATTAGCCCTCTGGACATGGAAAGTGCTTCTGTTGCCCTAGTTTGTCTTCAGCAAAGGGTGCCTTTCATTGTCATCAAGGCTCTCTCGTCTTCTTTATCCGGCACCTCCGAACCCAACGAGGCTAACAACTTCATATCTCTCGCTTCGAAAAATTCAGTTATGGCAGTTGTGGAATTTATCAGACGGTTATCACTTCATCAGCAGACTCATTGA
- the LOC126602594 gene encoding bark storage protein A-like isoform X3 yields MLIEEANMSGPYLGLVIPNSYEMDPLLQSPNFTSSNLFIDFSGRRFRFGTIANKPVILVMTGLSMINAAITTQLLLSQFDIEGVVHYGIAGHANPSLSLADVVIPQYWSHSALWSWQRYGNGPEDELPLEKDGDYTREIGYLNVANYTTNVTDGSSYDNLLNNIWFQPEEVFPIDGTPEERQHAFWVAVDPLYYEISQKLEDLELERCLNSTTCLPHTPKVYRVERGTSAGIFLSNAAYRSFLFDKFNISPLDMESASVALVCLQQRVPFIVIKALSSSLSGTSEPNEANNFISLASKNSVMAVVEFIRRLSLHQQTH; encoded by the exons GACTTGTCATTCCAAATTCTTATGAAATGGATCCTCTTCTGCAATCTCCAAACTTCACTTCAAGTAACCTGTTCATAGATTTCTCTG GGAGGAGATTTCGATTCGGAACAATTGCTAATAAGCCAGTCATATTGGTCATGACAGGACTGTCAATG ATTAATGCAGCAATAACTACTCAGCTATTACTGAGCCAGTTTGATATAGAAGGAGTGGTGCACTATGGCATAGCAGGGCATGCAAACCCATCCCTCAGTCTTGCAGATGTGGTCATTCCTCAGTATTGGTCTCATTCTGCTCTTTGGAGCTGGCAG AGATATGGAAATGGGCCTGAAGATGAGCTACCCCTTGAAAAAGATGGAGACTACACCAGAGAAATTGGATACTTAAATGTTGCAAATTACACAACAAATGTGACAGATGGAAGCTCATATGACAACCTCTTGAACAACATTTGGTTTCAACCAGAGGAAGTCTTCCCCATAGATGGAACTCCGGAGGAAAGACAACATGCCTTTTGGGTTGCTGTTGATCCCCTCTACTATGAAATCTCCCAAAAATTGGAG GACTTGGAACTTGAACGTTGCCTAAACTCAACGACATGTTTGCCTCATACACCAAAAGTGTATAGAGTCGAAAGGGGAACAAGTGCAGGCATTTTTCTATCCAATGCAGCTTATCGTAGCTTCTTATTTGATAAGTTCAACATTAGCCCTCTGGACATGGAAAGTGCTTCTGTTGCCCTAGTTTGTCTTCAGCAAAGGGTGCCTTTCATTGTCATCAAGGCTCTCTCGTCTTCTTTATCCGGCACCTCCGAACCCAACGAGGCTAACAACTTCATATCTCTCGCTTCGAAAAATTCAGTTATGGCAGTTGTGGAATTTATCAGACGGTTATCACTTCATCAGCAGACTCATTGA